A genomic region of Desulfosarcina ovata subsp. ovata contains the following coding sequences:
- the pilM gene encoding pilus assembly protein PilM, whose protein sequence is MAKKDEISSTEKLLALIRDKDNGQTISCANPIEPAATVQQPFFFRGLSFNKPVGIGIEIGVDHIRIAKISRISDKSFKLLDAAQEPIDPDDSDDTARLVGKLSSLLSRFCGGLKRYDIWCCVRSTRVDTRSIRIPKLPKKQIANAVFWTFSKEVPFNEKELTLDFRILGDINENGMIKTQVMAYTIPIAETETLKRLFQRAGYPLTGITIVPFTIQNLLRTGIVHASHADTCGLFIGWNWSRITIYANGNLILSRSIKSGMHSMIDAIAEHYRRSDSKPDEPQDDKKNDGFNATETETDRYHTMARNHFDRFLKTNPPKAGGGPHGNDQTPDLLSIFSPALERMVKQLERTIAHYGMHFKRPGVDKIFVSGKVAVHPKIVKYFASQLAVPVALLDPFPTAHPFTRQADIPDDPAVREGFIPAIGAGLSSNELTPNFLFTHRHRQRQDRARQFRIAISAASLGVLLFLLGVFIWQEETIAVRTNEIEKLTAKLNTLSLPLTQNLVMALYGRVNQNRHQIRRLGQRYYPSAILSEISQLTPANIQLEAIRASLGADPSPSKTKTDHQHLVIDGVITGDPLQFDTVLATYMLIMEASPLFDRPVVKSKRLQSLKKQQVLRFSIQFVLA, encoded by the coding sequence TTGGCAAAAAAAGACGAGATTTCTTCCACCGAAAAACTCCTGGCGTTAATTCGTGACAAGGACAATGGCCAGACCATCTCTTGTGCCAATCCTATCGAGCCTGCCGCAACGGTGCAACAACCCTTTTTTTTCAGGGGGCTTTCATTCAACAAACCCGTCGGCATTGGTATCGAAATCGGTGTCGACCACATCCGAATTGCCAAAATCAGTCGTATTTCCGACAAATCCTTTAAATTGCTGGATGCTGCCCAGGAGCCCATCGACCCGGATGACAGCGATGACACCGCTCGCCTGGTGGGCAAACTGTCGAGCCTGCTCTCCCGATTTTGTGGCGGACTGAAACGGTATGACATCTGGTGCTGTGTTCGTTCAACCCGTGTCGACACCCGCAGCATCCGGATCCCCAAACTGCCCAAAAAGCAGATTGCCAATGCGGTGTTCTGGACATTTTCAAAAGAGGTCCCCTTCAATGAAAAGGAATTGACGCTCGATTTTAGAATCCTGGGGGATATCAATGAAAACGGAATGATCAAAACACAGGTCATGGCCTACACCATCCCGATTGCCGAGACCGAAACCCTGAAACGGCTTTTCCAACGGGCCGGCTACCCGTTGACCGGCATTACCATCGTTCCCTTTACCATTCAAAATCTGCTTCGGACGGGCATCGTCCACGCGTCTCATGCCGACACCTGCGGATTGTTTATCGGGTGGAACTGGTCGCGCATTACCATTTATGCCAATGGCAATCTTATCCTGTCGCGAAGCATCAAATCCGGCATGCACTCCATGATCGACGCCATTGCCGAACATTACCGCCGCTCAGATTCAAAACCCGATGAACCGCAAGACGATAAAAAGAATGACGGTTTCAATGCCACGGAAACGGAAACCGACCGCTACCATACGATGGCCCGGAACCATTTTGATCGCTTTTTAAAAACCAACCCCCCAAAAGCAGGCGGCGGCCCCCATGGCAACGATCAAACGCCCGATCTGCTGTCGATTTTTTCCCCTGCCCTCGAACGGATGGTCAAACAACTGGAACGGACCATTGCCCACTACGGCATGCATTTCAAACGTCCGGGGGTTGACAAAATTTTCGTCTCTGGAAAAGTGGCGGTTCATCCGAAGATTGTCAAATATTTTGCGTCTCAGCTGGCTGTCCCTGTTGCCTTGCTGGATCCGTTTCCCACGGCCCATCCGTTTACCCGCCAGGCAGATATCCCGGATGATCCGGCAGTCAGGGAAGGATTCATTCCCGCCATCGGTGCCGGGCTCTCGTCCAATGAACTGACGCCCAATTTTCTTTTTACCCACCGCCATCGCCAACGACAGGACCGGGCACGCCAGTTTCGCATCGCCATCTCGGCAGCCAGTCTTGGGGTGCTGCTTTTTCTGCTGGGCGTTTTTATCTGGCAGGAAGAGACGATTGCCGTTAGAACCAACGAAATTGAAAAACTGACGGCCAAACTCAACACATTGAGTCTGCCATTGACCCAGAACCTGGTCATGGCCCTTTATGGGCGGGTTAATCAGAACCGCCACCAGATCAGGCGATTGGGGCAGCGCTATTACCCGTCTGCCATATTGTCCGAAATCAGTCAGCTCACCCCGGCGAATATCCAACTGGAGGCCATTCGGGCCAGTTTGGGTGCCGATCCGTCCCCGTCCAAAACCAAAACCGATCATCAGCATCTGGTGATCGATGGTGTCATTACCGGTGACCCGCTGCAGTTCGATACGGTTCTGGCCACCTATATGCTAATCATGGAGGCCTCGCCGCTGTTCGACCGACCTGTGGTAAAAAGCAAACGACTTCAATCTCTTAAAAAACAGCAGGTGCTCCGTTTTTCAATTCAGTTCGTACTGGCATAA
- a CDS encoding adenylate/guanylate cyclase domain-containing protein, protein MKKPTPSVRLTDHMMLIGFCLALVYWLLDSFLSLFTHYDNLFEQLLGVNLDEVWARVIVLCLFAIFGSHAQYTINERKKAEARLERDAVTRERFQRLLSPDLADRVVSGELRVEKGGIDQVATVLFVDIRGFTTLSENIPAADVLRLLNEYYEVLVDVVFRYEGTVDKFIGDAMMVIWGAPVAHADDPCRAVMAAIDIQAALVEFNHRRLLMGQPEIKVGIGINTGSLMAGYIGSSHTMSYSVIGDTVNMASRLCDTATPDQILVSENTWHRVADRFHGTPLGTIETRGKGRPISAFSVHGAKDSTHTAPNTVISG, encoded by the coding sequence TTGAAAAAACCAACACCTTCTGTCCGTCTCACCGACCATATGATGCTGATCGGATTTTGTCTGGCGCTGGTCTATTGGCTGCTGGATTCCTTTCTGTCCCTTTTTACCCATTATGACAATTTGTTCGAACAGCTTCTGGGCGTCAACCTGGATGAAGTCTGGGCCCGCGTGATCGTTTTGTGTCTGTTTGCCATTTTCGGTTCCCATGCTCAGTACACGATCAATGAACGCAAAAAAGCCGAAGCCCGTCTCGAACGCGACGCCGTTACCCGAGAACGGTTTCAGCGGCTGCTTTCGCCGGACCTGGCCGATCGGGTGGTCTCCGGTGAACTTCGGGTGGAGAAGGGAGGTATCGATCAGGTGGCCACGGTCCTGTTTGTGGATATCCGCGGTTTCACCACGTTGAGTGAAAACATCCCGGCTGCCGACGTCCTGCGGCTACTTAACGAATATTACGAAGTGCTGGTCGATGTGGTGTTCCGTTATGAAGGCACCGTGGATAAGTTCATCGGGGATGCGATGATGGTCATCTGGGGGGCTCCGGTGGCTCATGCCGATGATCCGTGCCGCGCCGTGATGGCGGCCATCGATATCCAGGCGGCGCTAGTCGAATTCAACCACCGGCGTCTGCTCATGGGTCAGCCTGAAATCAAGGTCGGCATTGGCATCAATACCGGCAGTCTCATGGCCGGATACATTGGATCTTCCCACACAATGAGCTATTCGGTCATCGGCGATACCGTCAATATGGCATCCCGACTGTGCGATACGGCAACGCCCGATCAGATTCTGGTTTCCGAGAATACCTGGCACCGGGTAGCCGACCGCTTCCATGGAACACCGCTCGGCACCATCGAAACCCGTGGCAAAGGTAGGCCGATCAGCGCCTTTTCCGTTCATGGAGCAAAGGATTCCACTCATACCGCCCCAAATACGGTGATTTCGGGTTAG